One window of the Mycoplasmopsis anatis genome contains the following:
- a CDS encoding ABC transporter ATP-binding protein, translating into MNKKIISKFNELKKNLSWESLRQFRGKKSINLEEFYNQAEFQEFSDGTKLKIAAEIKDIHLSFLNPARPGEKNKVLRGPSLKIYEGKVHAIIGESGSGKSVITSLLYGLTGDNAVIDSGEVKLYNHNVEKFTAKQWERSHYRGTVVSAVFQNPMSTLNPTMKVGEQIIEGMLLNKVVNNRKEAYERAVEFLRMTKINDPEAVMKLYPHEMSGGMIQRVVIAAIVALEPKILVMDEPTTALDPTVQALVLDIIKELQNKLKLSIVFITHDIGVVASMADYISIMYAGQIIEEGTAREILEYPQHPYTWGLILSMPDVNKEKRLSTIRGSVPSNLNNIVGEAFAVRNDYALGIDFVEESKFYFKSETHRVKSALLDERAESYQPPKLIQEMWTNYLNKKDK; encoded by the coding sequence ATGAACAAGAAAATTATTAGTAAATTTAATGAACTTAAAAAGAATTTAAGTTGAGAATCATTAAGACAATTTAGAGGTAAAAAATCTATTAATCTTGAAGAATTTTACAATCAAGCTGAATTTCAAGAATTTAGCGATGGAACAAAATTAAAAATTGCAGCAGAAATTAAAGATATTCATCTCTCATTTCTTAATCCAGCACGTCCTGGAGAAAAAAATAAAGTACTTCGTGGGCCATCACTTAAAATTTATGAAGGAAAGGTACACGCAATCATTGGAGAGTCAGGTTCAGGAAAATCAGTTATCACTAGTTTACTTTATGGACTTACAGGAGATAATGCAGTTATAGATTCTGGTGAAGTTAAACTTTATAATCATAACGTTGAAAAATTTACTGCTAAACAGTGAGAGCGTTCACATTATCGTGGAACTGTAGTCTCTGCTGTATTTCAAAACCCGATGTCAACATTAAATCCAACAATGAAAGTCGGTGAGCAAATTATCGAGGGAATGTTGCTTAATAAAGTTGTTAATAACCGTAAAGAGGCGTATGAACGTGCAGTTGAATTCCTTAGAATGACTAAAATAAATGATCCTGAAGCAGTCATGAAACTTTATCCTCATGAGATGAGTGGTGGTATGATTCAACGGGTAGTTATTGCAGCAATTGTTGCTCTTGAACCTAAAATTTTAGTTATGGATGAACCAACCACCGCACTTGATCCAACTGTTCAAGCCTTAGTGTTAGATATCATTAAAGAATTACAAAATAAACTTAAACTTTCTATTGTATTTATTACCCACGATATTGGTGTAGTTGCTTCAATGGCCGATTATATCTCTATAATGTATGCAGGACAGATTATTGAAGAAGGTACAGCTAGAGAAATTCTAGAATATCCACAACACCCTTACACTTGAGGATTAATATTAAGTATGCCTGATGTAAACAAGGAAAAAAGACTTTCAACTATTCGTGGAAGTGTTCCATCAAACTTAAATAATATTGTTGGTGAAGCTTTCGCTGTTAGAAATGATTATGCGCTAGGAATTGATTTTGTTGAAGAGTCTAAATTTTATTTCAAATCTGAAACTCATAGAGTTAAATCAGCTCTTTTAGATGAAAGAGCTGAAAGTTACCAACCACCTAAATTAATTCAAGAAATGTGAACTAATTATTTAAATAAAAAGGATAAATAA
- a CDS encoding IS30 family transposase: protein MIIANIKNSLEKVVCIKTKQKHLPNNHYLIKNSDEEIRLLHSKVLKTRLLKENQMSILHFNECLRLIGQNKTISQVSNIVRFQPKTIKKLLKISATNQGDFVKKFKKVCRNCDNYINYVNYIDFNLLAEHLIFYRSRRTRLHSKTIQNKWKDFIRFWNEEVDYFRKNRFSKDFTKRAIKVSAKALVNKFKKHYPDSPCPTTSTVYKCLKSNEFSLSIDILQFLSVGKYRKRTLKTQKSSLKNAIPIHQRPEEANNRTTEGHYELDTVIGKREDKYCLVTVLDRKSRRLYSVRSLKTSLAVKKSLIKIIENNALKIKTLTIDNGSENVLLHEVINQNNLYKCDAYCSYQKGSIENIHRHIRRYIAKGISIDKFSDEQIQIMINRINEYLLLISK from the coding sequence ATGATTATAGCAAATATTAAAAATTCTCTTGAAAAAGTTGTGTGTATAAAAACTAAACAAAAACATCTTCCTAACAATCATTATTTGATAAAGAATTCTGATGAAGAAATTAGGTTATTACATTCGAAAGTCTTAAAAACAAGACTATTGAAAGAGAATCAAATGAGTATTCTTCATTTTAATGAATGTTTAAGGTTAATAGGGCAAAATAAAACCATTTCTCAAGTTTCAAACATTGTAAGATTTCAACCAAAAACTATTAAAAAACTATTAAAAATTTCTGCAACAAATCAAGGTGATTTTGTTAAGAAATTTAAGAAAGTTTGTCGCAATTGCGACAATTATATTAACTATGTTAACTATATAGATTTTAATTTGTTAGCTGAACATTTGATATTTTATAGGTCAAGAAGAACTAGACTTCACTCAAAAACTATTCAAAACAAATGAAAAGATTTTATTAGATTTTGAAATGAAGAAGTTGACTATTTTAGAAAAAATCGATTTAGTAAGGATTTTACAAAAAGAGCCATAAAAGTTTCTGCTAAAGCACTTGTTAATAAATTTAAAAAACATTACCCTGATAGTCCTTGTCCTACGACAAGCACTGTATATAAGTGCTTAAAGTCAAATGAGTTTTCATTATCTATAGATATTTTGCAATTTCTTTCGGTAGGAAAATACCGAAAGAGAACTCTTAAAACTCAAAAAAGTTCTCTTAAAAATGCAATTCCAATTCATCAAAGACCTGAGGAAGCTAACAATAGAACTACAGAAGGCCATTACGAACTTGATACAGTTATTGGTAAACGTGAGGATAAGTATTGTTTAGTTACTGTTTTAGATAGAAAATCTAGAAGACTCTATTCAGTTAGGTCACTAAAAACTTCATTAGCAGTCAAAAAATCATTGATTAAAATTATTGAAAATAACGCATTAAAAATCAAAACTTTAACAATTGACAACGGCTCCGAGAACGTGTTGTTGCACGAAGTTATTAATCAAAACAATTTATACAAATGTGATGCATATTGCTCATATCAAAAAGGTTCTATCGAGAACATTCATAGACATATCAGAAGATATATTGCTAAAGGTATTTCAATTGACAAATTTTCTGATGAACAAATTCAAATAATGATCAATAGAATTAACGAATATTTATTACTTATCTCAAAATAA
- a CDS encoding ABC transporter permease, giving the protein MTKYILQRLGFALLTLVIIVFVVYLTVDIFSDNPFVKQFEAAITTSGDRNNSGGATDKGNIYDIAKPLFEKSVIHHLIPYKIEDWNDPWVKDHWIDQKMNPLLRFGYWIADLFDKERPFGLPYNDSIFANTKSNTIPEFYFKYIKFSLIISLPSFVISALIGVTLGIFAGYKRGSLFDSFINAFTLIFVALPSFIIAPIVISFMLKYFGVAPRFLNPESENDLSIYTTGQFVLSWTPPILVIVLGSLSGYISFTRNQIITVLTSNYVLIAKTKGIGNVEIFFKYVLRNISIPLAAVFIPSYIGLLSGSFIVETYWNVPGISKALIQAFPTGEINLIMFSTVLFTALGLFTSIIVDVSYTILDPRIKYGSNSGFDFITKLKIKHQRNKMYKIKEDL; this is encoded by the coding sequence ATGACTAAATACATCCTACAACGTCTTGGTTTTGCCCTTTTAACTTTGGTTATCATTGTATTTGTTGTTTATCTTACAGTAGATATATTTAGTGATAATCCATTTGTTAAACAATTTGAAGCAGCCATAACCACTAGTGGTGATAGAAATAATTCTGGAGGTGCTACTGATAAAGGTAACATTTACGATATTGCCAAACCTCTTTTTGAAAAATCGGTTATTCATCACTTGATTCCTTATAAAATAGAAGATTGAAATGATCCATGAGTTAAAGACCATTGAATTGATCAAAAAATGAACCCATTATTAAGATTTGGATATTGAATTGCAGATTTATTTGATAAAGAAAGACCTTTTGGACTTCCATATAATGATTCAATATTTGCAAATACAAAATCAAATACTATTCCTGAATTTTACTTTAAATATATTAAATTTAGTTTAATTATCAGTTTACCTTCATTTGTTATAAGCGCATTGATCGGAGTTACTTTAGGAATTTTTGCTGGATATAAAAGAGGATCATTATTTGATTCATTTATCAATGCATTTACACTAATTTTCGTTGCATTACCATCATTTATTATTGCTCCAATTGTAATTAGTTTTATGCTTAAATACTTTGGTGTAGCACCAAGATTCTTAAATCCAGAAAGTGAAAATGATCTAAGTATTTATACAACAGGACAATTTGTTCTTTCATGAACTCCACCTATTTTAGTTATTGTGCTAGGTTCTCTTTCGGGATATATTTCATTTACAAGAAACCAAATTATTACAGTTTTAACTTCAAATTATGTTTTAATTGCTAAAACAAAAGGAATTGGGAATGTTGAAATTTTCTTCAAGTATGTTTTAAGAAATATCTCAATTCCTCTTGCCGCAGTATTTATTCCATCATATATAGGACTTCTTAGTGGTAGTTTTATAGTTGAAACCTACTGAAATGTTCCCGGAATTTCTAAAGCTCTTATTCAAGCCTTTCCAACTGGTGAAATTAATTTAATTATGTTCAGTACTGTGTTATTTACAGCATTAGGATTATTTACTTCAATTATTGTGGACGTTTCATACACCATTCTTGATCCAAGAATTAAATACGGAAGCAATTCAGGATTTGACTTTATTACTAAACTTAAAATCAAACACCAAAGAAATAAAATGTACAAAATTAAGGAGGATTTATAA
- a CDS encoding ABC transporter permease: MSNKRFDKWFEKIKNRQELGPTNTLNKDLAPNPITKPFEYQAWKIVGKTFDYHNDLHLGAQTKVFKEFVYRFAHGFGGVFAIITIFVMILLALIIPFTTQDPNASFTDAKNLIFNQTDDHGIYHILGTDDIGRDYWARLWWGLRYSLALAIVCTFIEVAIGLTIGIMMGQFELFDKIMTFIIKIISVVPTIIILILMTIIVSPSFWVIVFSLSLTSWSGMANQIRAQVKRAKYFEWVSASKVLGTPTYKILKNYIPVILPILITQLVFSIPGVILSETSLAFIGLAIDDVPTLGNLISEGQKVFPTYLRYVFVPSSFLILITTCVQLIGSNIQDALRRQR, encoded by the coding sequence ATGAGTAATAAAAGATTTGATAAATGATTTGAAAAAATCAAAAATCGTCAAGAACTTGGTCCAACAAATACACTTAATAAAGATCTTGCTCCTAATCCAATAACTAAACCTTTTGAATATCAAGCTTGAAAAATTGTTGGAAAAACTTTTGATTATCACAATGATTTACATCTTGGTGCTCAAACAAAAGTTTTTAAGGAATTTGTATACCGTTTTGCACATGGTTTTGGTGGAGTTTTTGCAATTATTACAATTTTTGTAATGATCTTACTTGCACTAATTATTCCCTTTACAACTCAAGATCCAAACGCTTCATTTACAGATGCAAAAAACTTGATTTTCAATCAAACTGATGATCATGGAATTTATCATATTTTAGGTACTGATGATATCGGTAGAGATTATTGAGCTAGACTATGATGAGGTCTTAGATACTCTTTAGCATTAGCAATTGTATGTACTTTTATTGAAGTTGCCATTGGTTTAACAATCGGTATTATGATGGGACAATTTGAATTATTTGATAAAATCATGACTTTCATAATTAAAATTATTTCAGTTGTACCAACTATTATTATCCTTATACTAATGACAATTATTGTTTCGCCAAGTTTTTGAGTTATTGTATTCTCACTTTCACTTACATCTTGAAGTGGAATGGCAAATCAAATCAGAGCACAAGTTAAAAGAGCGAAATATTTCGAATGAGTTAGTGCTTCTAAAGTTTTAGGAACACCTACTTATAAAATTCTAAAAAATTACATTCCAGTTATTTTACCTATTTTGATTACTCAACTTGTTTTTTCAATCCCTGGCGTTATTCTTTCAGAAACTAGTTTAGCATTTATTGGTTTAGCCATTGATGATGTTCCAACATTAGGTAATTTAATTTCTGAAGGTCAAAAAGTGTTCCCTACATATTTAAGATATGTTTTTGTTCCATCATCATTCTTGATTTTAATTACAACATGCGTGCAATTAATTGGTTCAAATATTCAAGATGCTCTTAGAAGACAAAGATAG
- a CDS encoding ABC transporter ATP-binding protein, whose protein sequence is MNNTYQEKTKKFGLLTYTTTRVQTKGVEEMLKSDDKQEELVTLRNVDITYGRGSKSFRAVSDLNLNIYKGEVLGLVGESGSGKSTIGKALVGLVPYSFGEIKLLGKKIPNKLTRGFKFGKKLKEYNEVVNFLVNKVQMIFQDPANSLNPHINVESVVSEGLSNTKNSKEIYLYNKDQEFQKNVYDLIDSKKYPQFYGEYLEKLNVKIATNEDIAFEEFYNVFLNDIAKTKGLEEATKLLNELKIKREELSKLTENQCKRILVVEILKSVGLDESVLPRYPLEFSGGQQQRIGISRAVVLRPQLLVADEPISALDVSIQAQVVNIFNDLKDKYNLTILFIAHDLRMVEYISDRIAVMNKGRILEIGKTEEIINNPLHPYTKALLEAVPSIHGDKGSLLGYQYDINIHKYSENNQPEWLKVNENHFILATKEELKKWKNGEYE, encoded by the coding sequence ATGAATAATACTTATCAAGAAAAAACCAAAAAGTTTGGATTATTAACATATACTACAACACGTGTGCAAACCAAAGGTGTTGAAGAGATGTTAAAAAGTGATGATAAACAAGAAGAATTAGTTACATTAAGAAATGTAGATATTACTTATGGACGTGGTTCAAAATCATTTAGAGCTGTAAGTGATTTAAACTTAAATATTTATAAAGGTGAAGTTTTAGGTTTAGTTGGCGAATCTGGTTCTGGTAAAAGTACGATCGGTAAGGCATTAGTAGGTTTAGTTCCTTATAGTTTTGGAGAAATTAAGTTACTAGGTAAAAAAATACCAAATAAACTAACTAGAGGCTTTAAGTTTGGAAAAAAACTTAAAGAATATAATGAAGTAGTTAACTTTCTAGTTAACAAAGTTCAGATGATTTTTCAAGATCCTGCAAACAGTTTAAATCCACATATTAACGTTGAAAGTGTTGTTTCAGAAGGATTAAGTAATACTAAAAACTCAAAAGAGATTTATCTTTATAATAAAGATCAAGAATTTCAAAAAAATGTTTACGATTTAATTGACTCTAAAAAATATCCACAATTTTATGGTGAATATTTAGAAAAATTAAATGTTAAAATAGCCACAAATGAAGATATTGCATTTGAAGAATTTTATAATGTATTTCTAAATGATATAGCAAAAACAAAAGGTTTAGAGGAAGCGACAAAATTACTTAATGAGTTAAAAATTAAAAGAGAAGAACTATCAAAATTAACAGAAAATCAATGTAAAAGAATCTTAGTTGTAGAAATTCTTAAATCAGTTGGTCTTGATGAATCTGTTTTACCACGTTATCCACTAGAATTCTCGGGTGGTCAACAACAAAGAATTGGAATTTCTCGTGCTGTTGTACTTCGTCCTCAATTACTTGTTGCTGATGAACCTATTTCAGCTTTGGACGTATCAATCCAAGCTCAAGTTGTCAATATATTCAACGATCTTAAAGATAAATATAATTTAACTATTCTTTTTATTGCACACGATCTAAGAATGGTTGAATATATCTCTGATAGAATTGCTGTAATGAATAAAGGTAGAATTTTGGAAATAGGTAAAACTGAAGAAATAATTAATAATCCACTTCACCCATATACTAAAGCTCTTTTAGAAGCAGTTCCTTCAATTCATGGCGATAAAGGTAGTTTACTAGGATATCAATATGATATTAATATTCATAAATATAGTGAAAATAACCAACCTGAGTGACTAAAAGTAAATGAAAACCATTTCATTTTAGCTACTAAAGAAGAATTAAAAAAATGAAAAAATGGTGAATATGAATAA
- a CDS encoding OppA family ABC transporter substrate-binding lipoprotein yields the protein MKKRLLLTSATIAVGPLAFLSASCSNSKKEEKPKVETNVETSLTVTNKGWTNKLAAEQINPSLKQELKLAASNGLYTQYFNSSYSEGAYPFDSSMLSGTLSGTISESVFGKLLEYSYVGKAVYETKTKINGLNVEETTIILRPSIKKMQFDLADQILLWVDGNWKVYDNDDIDSVSNELNEDVTKGWKQSVVKGISSNVKSINSKEFMSDLAKATKLSFRIRPNQKWVDKNGNETKYKVVADDFRMSALRTLVYADASYRRSHGSSIETDKLISTQFNNAPTTFTNDEPSSFTNKYLFELFNVSFDDLVDPSKSVRVDEQGNSYFTFNVLDESRDPKFVEYLPKLLDDSSFIAAPSQYIIENASNKDVYQIQSKSAKVEDIKTTIANLPEGSVKESGLFWYGTSIDNTLFSSRYYSSGYNPNSLYVNYKVNTHYHDKEWVNASSTIKTFSEQYSQAPSDPSIWINTISNNFISGSSPTIRINELNSEAKKLAQDISYDYVQAGNKDSITRNTFWSLAPVPGADNSWLAYMQGNSVFYDVLYGYNVKELNNSKSVIRSEGTSSKTYVSVGDVLKQSTAGTGIEFKTILLSALNLGAIFNTINPDNPVKPWNNSFASASPINDKTSNTLLDYYDEVTKTFVVDSQTGERYRFNELNNQEFMRVDDNRTFGVENSKKYQSVIFDELSEKMTALLDRVYAEKGFTNEKVQITIPWRYSNMLATYIEANKGIVEVWNRLDKKGRLQIEFQETRLSDDQVRDKLYKFFAAYNSISPVLYSGWTYDYERIGSGFDGYNNAMKLHNLFALIATDNEYKTKLEKSFPELVKAGLAFVKYAKTKKLSIPVEVWPTLSLEDANNLGAYLGQYKYNPETKEFSLIPAAERNQYDSLNTISAEFWLNYQSNHLNDEQAVALVREIGNTQLPAFDGSGAVAGDKFIKRIVNPYYIIPATDGPMAVWNIKTNL from the coding sequence ATGAAAAAAAGACTACTTTTAACTTCTGCTACTATTGCAGTTGGACCTCTAGCCTTTCTTTCTGCTAGCTGTTCAAACTCTAAAAAAGAAGAAAAACCAAAAGTTGAAACAAATGTTGAGACTTCTCTTACTGTAACAAACAAAGGATGAACCAATAAATTAGCTGCAGAACAAATTAATCCTTCATTAAAACAAGAATTAAAATTAGCTGCAAGTAATGGACTTTACACACAATACTTTAACAGTTCATATTCAGAAGGTGCATATCCATTTGACTCTTCAATGCTTTCAGGAACATTAAGTGGTACTATTAGTGAATCGGTATTTGGAAAGCTTCTTGAGTATTCATACGTTGGTAAAGCAGTTTATGAAACTAAAACCAAAATTAATGGTTTAAATGTTGAGGAAACAACAATTATTTTAAGACCATCTATTAAAAAGATGCAATTTGACTTAGCTGATCAAATTTTATTATGAGTTGATGGTAATTGAAAAGTATACGACAACGATGACATTGATTCAGTATCAAATGAATTAAATGAAGACGTAACTAAAGGATGGAAACAATCTGTTGTTAAAGGTATTAGTTCAAATGTTAAATCTATTAACTCTAAAGAATTTATGAGCGATTTAGCTAAAGCTACAAAATTGAGTTTCAGAATTAGACCTAACCAAAAATGAGTAGATAAAAATGGTAATGAAACTAAATACAAAGTTGTTGCTGATGACTTTAGAATGAGTGCTCTTAGAACATTAGTTTATGCAGATGCAAGTTATAGACGTTCACATGGTAGTTCAATAGAAACTGATAAATTAATTTCAACTCAATTTAATAATGCACCAACTACTTTTACTAATGATGAACCATCATCATTCACTAATAAATACTTATTTGAGTTATTCAACGTTTCATTTGATGATTTAGTAGACCCTTCTAAATCCGTTAGAGTTGATGAACAAGGTAATTCATACTTTACATTTAATGTATTAGATGAGTCTAGAGATCCTAAATTTGTTGAGTACTTGCCTAAATTGCTTGATGATTCAAGTTTTATCGCGGCACCAAGTCAATACATTATTGAAAATGCTTCAAATAAAGATGTATATCAAATTCAATCAAAATCTGCAAAAGTTGAAGATATCAAAACAACTATTGCAAACTTACCAGAAGGAAGTGTTAAAGAATCAGGTCTATTCTGATATGGGACAAGCATTGATAACACTTTATTCTCATCTAGATATTACTCTTCAGGATATAATCCAAATTCATTATATGTAAATTACAAAGTAAATACACATTATCATGATAAAGAATGAGTAAATGCTAGTTCAACTATTAAAACATTCTCAGAACAATACTCTCAAGCACCATCTGATCCAAGTATCTGAATTAATACAATTTCAAATAACTTCATCAGCGGTTCATCGCCTACTATTAGAATTAACGAATTAAACTCTGAAGCTAAAAAATTAGCTCAAGATATTAGTTATGACTATGTTCAAGCAGGAAATAAAGATTCTATTACAAGAAATACTTTCTGATCTTTAGCACCAGTTCCTGGAGCTGATAACTCTTGATTAGCTTATATGCAAGGGAACTCGGTATTTTATGATGTTTTATACGGATATAATGTTAAAGAATTGAATAACTCAAAATCAGTTATCAGATCTGAAGGTACAAGTTCTAAAACATATGTTAGTGTTGGAGATGTGCTAAAACAATCAACAGCTGGTACAGGAATTGAATTTAAAACAATTTTACTTTCAGCACTAAATTTAGGAGCTATATTTAACACAATAAATCCAGATAACCCAGTTAAACCATGAAATAACTCATTTGCCTCAGCTTCACCAATTAATGATAAGACTTCAAATACATTACTTGATTACTATGATGAAGTAACAAAAACATTCGTGGTTGACTCACAAACTGGTGAAAGATATAGATTTAATGAATTGAATAATCAAGAATTTATGAGAGTTGATGACAATAGAACATTCGGTGTAGAAAATTCTAAAAAATATCAATCAGTTATTTTTGATGAATTAAGCGAAAAAATGACTGCATTATTGGATAGAGTTTATGCAGAAAAAGGATTTACTAATGAAAAAGTTCAAATCACTATTCCTTGAAGATATTCAAACATGCTTGCTACATATATCGAAGCAAACAAGGGAATTGTTGAAGTTTGAAATAGATTAGATAAAAAAGGTCGTTTACAAATTGAATTCCAAGAAACTAGACTTAGTGACGATCAGGTTAGAGATAAATTGTATAAATTCTTTGCTGCTTATAATTCTATCTCACCTGTATTATATTCAGGTTGAACTTATGACTATGAAAGAATAGGTTCAGGATTTGATGGATATAATAATGCAATGAAATTACACAATCTTTTTGCACTTATTGCAACAGATAATGAATATAAAACAAAATTAGAGAAATCATTCCCTGAATTAGTTAAAGCAGGATTAGCTTTTGTTAAATATGCAAAAACTAAAAAATTATCTATTCCAGTTGAGGTATGACCTACATTATCTCTTGAAGATGCTAATAACTTAGGTGCATACTTAGGACAATATAAATATAACCCAGAAACTAAAGAATTTTCATTAATTCCAGCTGCTGAAAGAAATCAATATGATTCACTAAATACTATTAGCGCTGAGTTTTGATTAAATTATCAATCAAATCATTTGAATGATGAACAAGCGGTTGCTCTTGTTAGAGAAATTGGAAATACTCAATTACCAGCATTTGATGGAAGCGGAGCTGTAGCGGGTGATAAATTCATTAAAAGAATTGTTAATCCATACTATATTATTCCAGCAACTGATGGTCCAATGGCAGTTTGAAATATTAAAACAAATTTATAA
- a CDS encoding ABC transporter permease — MNANEFNEKYKLNPLLTKSLVKHNNSSDLGNNIAGKPKKLINEIIKRFSTNWLAVSLLILFVAILLISIIVNATSIFPENSSIAKNLVISIVDENGKVIKTLTGTPQVKNLSPSIYSWDAQYITIERSDLTLEKWRQLLNYLSDPKQPGFKQLYDILGQKLAYTDTSKQLSSNLLQIMGPANSPILKFYETKGSTTFLINPNAYAAFDSLLIAVKDQSNLLATMNNDQIIDWMSKTLQANNNFQINTILGTDNVGVDIWTSSWIGTWKAIRLAIIVATIQTFIGVAIGSYLGFHAGSLIDTIIMRLIEIFSAPPSLIWLLTFVSVFGTSDIVLGFSLIFTGWTGSVGGARMYIITVKDEEYITASKSIGAKKARLIYTHALPAIIGKIATSFVSAIPSIILSVSSLAFLGFFQGNEANLGSILSNAVAKVGENIWVLLLPSLILLGISVSLYFIALGVHDALDPKVIKGKN; from the coding sequence ATGAATGCTAATGAATTTAATGAAAAATATAAACTAAATCCATTGTTAACTAAATCATTAGTAAAACATAATAACTCTTCTGATTTAGGTAATAATATTGCAGGAAAACCTAAAAAATTAATTAATGAAATTATTAAGCGTTTCTCAACAAACTGACTTGCTGTATCACTTTTAATTCTTTTTGTTGCAATACTTTTAATAAGTATTATTGTTAATGCAACTTCTATTTTCCCTGAAAATAGTAGTATTGCTAAAAATTTAGTTATTTCAATAGTAGACGAAAATGGAAAAGTAATTAAAACTCTTACTGGAACTCCACAAGTTAAGAACTTATCTCCATCTATCTATTCTTGAGATGCTCAATATATTACTATTGAGAGATCGGATTTAACACTAGAAAAATGACGTCAATTACTTAATTATCTTAGTGACCCAAAACAGCCAGGATTTAAGCAATTGTATGATATTTTAGGTCAAAAATTAGCTTATACTGATACTTCAAAACAATTAAGTAGTAATTTATTACAAATTATGGGTCCTGCTAATAGTCCAATATTAAAATTTTATGAAACAAAAGGTTCAACTACATTTTTAATCAACCCAAATGCTTATGCAGCTTTTGACTCATTATTAATTGCTGTTAAAGATCAAAGTAATCTTTTAGCTACAATGAATAACGATCAAATTATTGATTGAATGAGCAAGACTCTTCAAGCAAACAATAACTTTCAAATAAATACTATTTTAGGAACTGATAATGTTGGAGTTGATATTTGAACAAGTAGTTGAATCGGTACTTGAAAAGCAATTAGACTTGCAATTATAGTTGCCACAATTCAAACATTTATTGGTGTGGCTATTGGTTCATATTTAGGTTTTCATGCAGGAAGTTTAATTGATACAATCATTATGCGTTTAATTGAAATTTTCTCAGCTCCCCCTTCATTAATTTGACTTTTGACATTCGTATCAGTTTTTGGTACAAGTGATATAGTTCTAGGTTTTTCACTAATCTTTACAGGTTGAACTGGTTCAGTTGGTGGAGCTAGAATGTATATCATAACCGTCAAAGATGAAGAATATATTACAGCAAGTAAGTCTATTGGTGCTAAAAAAGCTAGATTAATCTATACTCATGCGCTTCCTGCAATTATAGGTAAGATAGCAACTTCATTTGTTTCAGCTATTCCTTCAATTATTCTTTCGGTTTCTTCACTTGCGTTCTTAGGGTTCTTCCAAGGAAATGAAGCTAACTTAGGTTCAATTCTTTCAAATGCAGTTGCTAAGGTAGGTGAAAACATTTGAGTATTACTTCTTCCATCACTTATTTTATTGGGAATATCTGTTTCTCTATACTTCATAGCACTTGGTGTCCATGACGCACTTGATCCAAAAGTTATTAAAGGTAAAAACTAG